One genomic segment of Corynebacterium durum includes these proteins:
- a CDS encoding tyrosine-type recombinase/integrase, translated as MSRSKSSFGNVRKIGKLWYAKYFHQGRSHTPGHSFRAKAAAQAWLSSEWRLIELDEWTPPAHRAQQAEYGNVTVGEWLEQFHAALAARVRASTLQNYTRVARLRILDADGKAGKLKGIPLAALTSADVHAWWDAVCAAFPGAETTNQAAYKRLRAACAEAVERGLIPTNPVNVRAARRRPATKVKKMPDDAELRAIYDEMGDRCKLVTALCLFHGVRVGEALALKRRHVVVKGGKIVIKIRGNVQRITKDGHVEMVLQPPKSSAGRRDVPILAEFAPLVIDHLKRFTGPKADDWVTPTSNGGVMFDTSYRSIFIRARARAGVRDDITPHHGRNWLITRLLEQGATVKEVGALLGQDDVATILGVYARVSDGRPAALMEGVGKALTG; from the coding sequence ATGTCCAGGTCAAAAAGCAGTTTCGGCAACGTAAGGAAGATCGGGAAGTTATGGTACGCGAAATACTTCCACCAGGGGCGAAGTCACACGCCGGGGCATTCATTCCGCGCGAAAGCAGCCGCGCAAGCGTGGCTGTCGTCCGAGTGGAGGCTGATTGAGCTTGATGAGTGGACGCCCCCCGCGCACCGCGCACAGCAGGCAGAGTACGGCAACGTCACCGTGGGGGAATGGCTAGAGCAATTCCATGCGGCGCTGGCAGCCCGCGTACGTGCCTCAACCCTGCAGAACTACACCAGGGTAGCCAGGCTGCGAATTCTCGACGCAGACGGCAAGGCAGGCAAGCTAAAAGGCATTCCCCTAGCGGCGCTCACGTCCGCCGATGTCCACGCCTGGTGGGATGCAGTCTGTGCGGCTTTCCCCGGGGCTGAGACCACCAACCAGGCCGCGTACAAAAGGTTGCGTGCGGCATGCGCGGAAGCCGTGGAGCGGGGCCTTATCCCCACCAACCCCGTCAACGTACGTGCGGCGCGACGGCGGCCCGCAACCAAAGTGAAGAAAATGCCCGATGATGCGGAATTGCGCGCCATCTACGACGAGATGGGGGATCGATGCAAGCTGGTCACGGCGCTGTGCCTTTTCCACGGGGTGCGGGTAGGGGAGGCTTTGGCGTTGAAGCGGCGGCACGTCGTCGTGAAGGGCGGGAAAATTGTGATCAAGATCAGGGGAAATGTGCAGAGAATCACAAAAGATGGGCATGTGGAAATGGTTTTGCAACCGCCAAAATCGTCAGCAGGCAGGCGTGATGTGCCCATTCTCGCAGAATTTGCACCCCTGGTTATTGACCATTTGAAGCGGTTCACCGGCCCCAAGGCGGATGATTGGGTGACTCCCACCAGCAATGGGGGCGTGATGTTCGACACGTCGTATCGGTCGATCTTCATTCGGGCGCGTGCCCGCGCTGGTGTGCGGGACGATATTACCCCACACCATGGCCGGAACTGGCTTATAACGCGCCTGCTGGAGCAGGGGGCCACAGTGAAGGAAGTTGGTGCGTTACTCGGTCAGGACGACGTGGCAACGATCCTAGGGGTGTATGCGCGAGTTTCCGATGGACGCCCCGCCGCCCTTATGGAGGGCGTGGGTAAGGCGCTTACCGGCTAG
- the ftsX gene encoding permease-like cell division protein FtsX yields the protein MRLAFVFREGLRGLGQNITMTIALVITTAISLALLSTGFLVTGMTERTKEIYLDRVEVMVELDEDISASDKDCSSAKCSEVHKLLEESSGVESVTYRNREQSYQRFMELFQDSDPLLAQETSKDALPAVLHVRLKDPLDTSPLDAVRGLSQVSDVIDQVEDLHGATENLDAIRNATFILAAVQAIAAMFLIVNMVQIAAFSRREEMSIMRMVGASRWFTQAPFVLEAVLAVLVGSLLAVFGLIMGKSLVVDKALESLYRSQLVAPVTTQDIGVVFPVVALAGMIFAAITAAVTLRLYVRK from the coding sequence ATGAGACTTGCATTCGTTTTCCGTGAGGGCCTGCGCGGGCTGGGGCAGAACATCACCATGACCATCGCGTTGGTCATTACCACGGCCATTTCGCTGGCCTTGCTGTCCACGGGTTTCCTTGTTACCGGTATGACGGAACGCACTAAAGAAATTTACCTTGACCGTGTTGAGGTCATGGTGGAGCTGGACGAAGATATTTCTGCCAGCGATAAGGACTGCTCCTCGGCGAAATGCAGTGAGGTGCATAAGCTGTTGGAGGAATCCTCGGGGGTGGAAAGCGTGACCTACCGTAACCGTGAACAGTCCTATCAGCGTTTCATGGAACTCTTCCAAGACTCTGACCCATTGCTGGCGCAGGAAACCTCCAAAGATGCATTACCGGCGGTTCTGCATGTTCGCTTGAAGGATCCGCTGGATACATCGCCGCTGGATGCTGTGCGGGGTCTGTCCCAGGTGAGTGACGTGATTGATCAGGTAGAGGATCTTCATGGAGCGACGGAAAATCTGGATGCGATCCGTAACGCCACGTTTATTCTCGCCGCTGTTCAGGCGATTGCTGCAATGTTCCTAATTGTGAACATGGTGCAGATCGCGGCGTTTAGCCGTCGGGAAGAAATGTCCATTATGCGCATGGTGGGTGCGTCTCGGTGGTTCACACAGGCTCCGTTTGTGCTGGAGGCTGTGCTCGCAGTGTTGGTGGGGTCGCTGCTGGCTGTCTTTGGTTTGATCATGGGTAAATCGCTTGTGGTGGATAAGGCCTTGGAAAGCCTGTACCGTTCCCAGCTGGTAGCCCCAGTGACTACTCAGGACATTGGCGTGGTGTTCCCTGTCGTAGCGCTAGCCGGTATGATATTTGCTGCAATCACTGCGGCTGTTACTTTGCGGCTGTATGTTCGGAAGTAG
- the smpB gene encoding SsrA-binding protein SmpB has product MAKKTKKKKGNDNPVIATNRRARHDYTILDTYECGIVLVGTEVKSLREGRASLVDSFATIDEGEVWLRNLHIPEYSMGSWTNHSPRRTRKLLLHRREIDSLMGKVRDGNKTLVPLRLYFSNGRLKVELGLAQGKQDYDKRQDLKRRAEERDITRELGRRVKGIKG; this is encoded by the coding sequence ATGGCTAAGAAAACGAAGAAGAAAAAAGGTAACGACAACCCGGTTATTGCCACGAATCGTCGGGCACGGCACGATTACACCATTCTTGATACTTACGAATGCGGCATTGTGCTCGTGGGCACAGAGGTGAAGTCGCTTCGCGAGGGCCGGGCCTCCCTGGTGGATTCCTTCGCCACCATTGACGAAGGCGAAGTGTGGCTGCGTAATCTCCACATTCCCGAATATTCCATGGGTTCCTGGACTAACCATTCCCCGCGCAGGACCCGCAAGTTACTGCTGCATCGCCGGGAAATTGATTCCCTCATGGGAAAAGTCCGCGACGGAAACAAAACCCTCGTTCCGTTGCGACTGTATTTCAGTAATGGGCGCCTCAAAGTGGAACTGGGTCTTGCACAGGGTAAACAGGACTACGACAAACGCCAGGACCTCAAACGTCGCGCCGAGGAACGCGATATTACCCGCGAACTTGGGCGCAGAGTGAAGGGAATTAAAGGATGA
- a CDS encoding DUF488 domain-containing protein, translating into MTVTAVKVHDIIHDPPLIDVVGATVLVDRLWPRGVAKTQFTPDYWLKDVAPSTELRKWFGHEPARFTEFRERYLAELDAAYSAGSQELHELMSLVESGDVVLVYAAHSRTCNHAIVLEEWLSAPKDGSE; encoded by the coding sequence ATGACTGTTACCGCCGTTAAAGTCCACGACATTATCCATGACCCACCACTTATCGACGTCGTGGGGGCCACCGTCCTCGTTGACCGACTCTGGCCACGTGGGGTGGCAAAAACACAGTTCACACCCGATTATTGGCTGAAAGACGTGGCACCCTCAACTGAACTGCGAAAGTGGTTTGGCCATGAGCCAGCGCGTTTTACAGAATTTCGGGAACGGTACCTCGCGGAACTTGATGCTGCATATTCTGCGGGTAGTCAGGAACTTCATGAGTTGATGTCCCTTGTGGAGTCCGGCGACGTGGTGCTTGTGTACGCAGCGCATTCCCGTACCTGTAACCATGCGATTGTTTTAGAAGAATGGTTGTCTGCGCCTAAAGATGGGAGTGAATAA